The Blautia luti nucleotide sequence GAACCACACGCTCCAGTCTGGAAAGACCGATTCTGTACTGGTTCTGAAGCAGCTCGCCTACCGCACGGATACGACGGTTGCCCAGGTGGTCGATATCATCGGCATTACCAAGGCCATATTCCAGATGCATATTGTAGTTGATAGAAGCAAAGATGTCTTCTTTTGTAATATGCTTCGGAATCAGATCGTGGATATCTCTGTGGATTGCTGCGATTCTGTCTTCTAATGTGTCATTTTCTTCCAGAATGTTTTCGAGAACAGGGTAGTATACTAATTCTGTAACACCGATGCTCTTCGGATCTTCGATCTCTGGGAGATAGTGGCGGATGTCAACCATTAAGTTGGAAAGAACCTTGATTCTGCGGTCTTCCTCGCCGAGGATCCATACATATGGAACGGCGCTGTTCTGGATGGTATTTGCCATTTCTTTGGTTACAACAGTTCCCTCTTCTGCCAGGATCTCGCCTGTAGAAGCATCAACAACATCCTCAGCCAGTTTATGGCCAACGATTCTTCTGTTGAGGTGGAGTTTCTTGTTGAATTTATAACGTCCAACTTTCGCAAGGTCATATCTTCTCGGGTCAAAGAACATTGCGTTGATCAGGCTCTCCGCACTCTCAACTGCAAGTGGCTCACCCGGACGGATTTTCTTGTATAATTCAAGAAGACCTTCCTGATAGTTAGTGGATGTATCCTTTGTAAAACTTGCAAGGATCTTTGGCTCTTCGCCGAAGAGATCAATGATCTCAGCATTGCTTCCTACACCAAGTGCACGGATCAGAACAGTGATCGGAACCTTTCTTGTTCTGTCCACACGTACATAGAAAACATCATTGGAGTCTGTCTCATATTCCAGCCATGCACCTCTGTTCGGGATAACAGTACTGGAGAACAGTCTCTTACCAAGTTTATCATGCGCAATCGCGTAATAGATTCCAGGGGAACGTACTAACTGGCTGACAATTACACGCTCAGCACCATTGATGACAAAGGTACCGGTAACTGTCATAATAGGTAAATCTCCCATGAAAATCTCGTGTTCGTTGATTTCCTCTGTTTCTTTATTAATCAGTCTCACTCGAACCTTCAAAGGTGCGGCGTAAGTTGCGTCACGTTCTTTACACTGTTCGATATTGTATTTCGCATCTTTCTCGTCAAATGTAAAGTCGATGAATTCCAGACTGAGCTTTCCGCCGTAATCTGCGATCGGAGAAATGTCATCAAAGACTTCCCTCAGTCCTTCATCAAGAAACCATTTGTAAGAATCTCTCTGGACTTCGATCAGGTTCGGCATTTCCAGGACTTCTTCTTGTCTCTGGTAGCTCATACGCATGCTTTTTCCAGTTTTTACAGAACGAATTCTGTTTTTTTCCATTGACGTTTCACCCCTGTTTTTTCTTTAAATTTATTATAACTTGACCCTTTTTGTCAAAGACATAAAGGCACATCTTGCCATAATATAGCATTCTTCACTATAGCACAGCAAATTGTACCTGTCAATCACTTTTTTGATATTTTTTAAATTATTTTTATTGTTTCTTATGCAAAATATTCTGTCTGTACCGGCATGGTAAATACGTATTGATCCAATACCTATTTACCATGCCGGTATCTCTGATTGTCTCAAAAAAAGCAGGAACGCCAATGACATTCCTGCTCGCAATTTTTCTATATATAATAGAAAGATAATTATTTAAGGTTAACCTTAGCGCCTTCAGCTTCAAGTTTTGTCTTGATGTCTTCAGCTTCTGCTTTGGATGCGCCTTCTTTAACAACCTTAGGAGCTCCGTCAACCATTTCTTTAGCTTCTTTAAGACCTAAGCCAGTTACTTCACGAACAACTTTGATAACTTTAACTTTGTTTGGTCCAACTTCTGCAAGTTCTACGTCGAACTCATCTTTTTCTTCAGCTGCTTCTCCAGCTGCTCCAGCTGCTGCTACTACAACACCTGCTGCTGCGGATACACCAAATTCTTCTTCACAAGCTTTTACTAAGTCGTTTAATTCTAATACAGATAATTCTTTGATTGCTGCAATAAATTCTTCTGTTGTTAATTTTGCCATTTTAATTTCCCTCCATATAATATATTTTAGATTCGTTCTTTTTGCGCCCTGAGGCGTTAATAATAATTATTCAGCTGCTGCTTCAGAGCCGTTTTTCTCAGCGATCTGATTAAGCACACGAGCGAAGTTTGTAATCGGAGACTGGATGCTTCCAAGCAGTTTGCCAAGAAGTTCTTCTCTGGACGGGATTCCAGCCAGTGCCTGAATACCTGCCTGATCGTTGTAGTTTCCTTCAACGACACCTGCGATCAACTCTAAAGCCGGGTTCTTCTTTGCGAATTTATCAAGGATTCTTGCAGGAGCAGTTGCGTCTGTAGCAGAAATTGCCAGAGCGTTTGTTCCATGTAAGTGCTGGATAAGTTCTTCGCACTGAGTACCTTCGAATGCACGATGCATCATTGTGTTCTTGTATACTTTATACTGAACACCAGCTTCTCTTAATTCCTTACGTAAAGCAGTATCCTGTTCAACTGTAAGACCGCTGTAGTTAACAAGTACTACAGATTCTGCATCTTTCACGTTGTTGATGATTTCTTCTACGATCGGTTGTTTAAGTTCTACTTTTGCCATGAAATGGTACACCTCCTTATAGATTTTGTATACCGCTGCAAATGAGTAAAGAAAAAGCCTTACTGCATGACAGTAAGGCTTGCGTAATCTTCCATAAAGAATACTTAGTCCTCGGTAGGCGTTTGCAACTTATGCCTTACGGCACCTACTGTCTTCGGCAGCGTTCTGATATAGAATAGCACACAAAGATATGCTTGTCAAGTATTTTTTACTTTTTATTCAAAAGGATATTCGCAATCCGCTTCGCTGCCTGCTTCTGCCACTTTTTCAGATGTCATATTCCTGTATATTTTCAAAGTTTCCAAATTACTTTGTACCGAAAATTCTGTCTCCTGCATCCCCAAGTCCCGGGCAGATGTAGGCGTGGTCGTTTAATTCACGGTCAAGGTGACCGCAGTAAATCTGTACATCCGGGTGTGCTTCGTGGAGACGTTTAAGTCCTTCAGGAGCTGCAATAATACACATAAATTTGATGTTCTTGCCGCCCTGTTTTTTGACGAAGTCAATAGCTGCTTCTGCGGAACCGCCGGTTGCAAGCATCGGGTCTACGATGACTGCAATACGTTCATCAATGGATTCCGGAAGTTTGCAGTAGTATTCGTGCGGTTCATGTGTTACAGGATCACGATAGAGTCCTACATGACCTACTTTTGCTGACGGTACAAGTGTAAGGATGCTGTTTACCATTCCAAGACCTGCACGGAGAACCGGAACAACTGCCAGTTTCTTTCCTGAGATCATCGGAGTCATACAGGTTTCGATCGGAGTTTCTACTTCTACATCTTCTACAGGAAGATCTCTCAGGGCTTCGTATCCCATAAGAATTCCGATCTCTTCTACCAGTTTACGGAATTCATTTGTTCCTGTATTCTTGTTTCTCAGCATAGAAATCTTGTGCTGGATCAGCGGGTGATCCATGATATAAACGTTTTCCATTGTTTCGTTTCCTCTCTCAGTTGAATATTTGTCACGCTCTCCGGCACACCTGATAGTTGTACCGATTGCACTGTTATCCTATTATAATGCATAACCGCATTTTACAAAAGGGAAAATTTTTATAATTTTTACATCTGTTTACGCACGATACGATATTCGTCGCCCATTTTAAAATATGGGCACTGGTGGAAATTTCCGGTGATAAATTTCACCATCTCGTCCTCATCGAGATTCACCTCGCAGGTATAGCATTCGTAATCGTCATCGTAGCTGTAGTTTACACAATATTCGCAGTTTACTGCATCGGACATCGTCTGGGTTCCTCCTGTTCAAGTTCTATCTTTTCTGATATACTATATTTTATTCTTATAGTGATAAATCATTTTCATTTAGAGACCTGGCACTCTAGTTTTATAAAACGAGGTTACATTTATGACATTATATCATATATCTATAAAAAAAATAATAAAACGCTGTACTTTTTCCATATTTGCCGCATCTCTGCTGCTATCTTCGGCTGCTTTTTCCGGATGTTCTCTGAAAGCAAATACTGCTGAAAATTCTGATGCAGGATCACAGGAACCTGTTTCTGCTACTGCGATCAAATTGAATACCGCCGTTACTGTTACCATCTATGATTCCCAGGACCGGGAGCTGCTGACGGAATGTATGAACCTGTGCGATAAGTATGAAAAAATTTTCAGCCGTACTGCAAGTGACAGTGAACTGTATCAGTTAAATCACAGGGAACTTACACCTGTAGCTGGAACTGAGGACACTTTTCAGATATCGGATCCTCTGGCGGAATTGATCAGGAAGGGACTTTATTATTCAGAATTGTCGGAGGGGGCTTTTGACATTGCCATCGAACCGCTGACTTCTCTGTGGGATTTCACTGCCGAAGATCCGCAGGTGCCGGAGGATAGGTTGATCCAGAAGGCGTTGACGAAATGTGATTATCATAATGTTTCTGTCAGTGATAATAACGAAGTTATATTAAAAACGGAAGATACTGCCATTGAGCTTGGCGCGATCGCAAAAGGGTATATTGCAGACCGCCTGAAAGACTATCTGATCTCCCAGGGTGTAAAGAGTGCCATCATTAATCTTGGCGGAAATGTCCTCTGTATTGGTGGGAAACCGGATGATTCTTCTTTTAAGATCGGGATTCAAAAACCTTTTGCGGATCGAAGTGAGACGATCGCAGTTATGGATATTAAAGATAAGTCCGTGGTTTCTTCGGGAGTTTATGAGAGGTGCTTTGAGCAGGATGGAACTTTGTATCACCATCTGCTGAACCCCAGAACGGGATATCCTTATGATAATGGATTGATCGCAGTTACGATCATTTCTGATGAGTCCGTAGATGGAGACGCATTAAGTACTACCTGCTTTGCACTTGGGCTTGAAGATGGAATGAAATTGGCAGAATCTCTGGATAATGTTCAGGCGTTTTTTGTAACTTCTGATTATGAGATTCATTATACGAAAGATTTCCAGAAGAAAATTACGGTTACGGAAACTGATTGATCTCATCCCCAGATTCCGCTTCTCTGTTCTTCCAGGTGATCCAGAATATAATTATAAATATCCACAGATACACTGTCCGGATAGTGTGTTCCATCCAGGGTTGAAAATCCCTCTGTTACCAGATGGGAATAGATATCTATATAAGTAACACCGCTTAAATTCGCCTGCATGGACGCATTGAAGCTCTCAATTTCCGCGTTGCTGGCATAGGGGTCGTTCTGTACCGGACCTACAGATACAAAATAGGTCTGGGCTCCTTTGGCAGACCATTCTGCAGCCTTGGCATTGATATAGCTGATGTAGGAATTTACATGATACAGGTCATTTACGCCCATCAGGATGATCACTGCAGTGTTATCTCCGATCTCGTCCTCTACCTGGGGAACACCTGTAGAAACCATCCAGTCATATCCCATAGAAGAAAGGCAGGACCAGATACTGTCATCCTGCACTGCATCGCGAAGGCCTTCTGTTCTGGAATCACCGATGAAAATCCGTTTATCTGCTTCAACAGTGTCGGGATGATCCGGCTTGGTCAGCGTTCCCTGTGATGCCGGATCCGAAGTGTCTGCCGCAGGTGTCACCGTTGGTTCCGGGGTTGGAGTCGATGTCGGCGTTACTGTCAGCCCAGGCGTGGGAGACGGCGTCACGGTTAATGCAGCCGGTCTGGGTGGTCCCGCTGTTTCTGCACCACAGACATTCGAGAACATACAGATCACGGCAAGACCTGCTGCCAAAACTGTTTTTCTGATTTTATATCTTCCCATATTGCCTTCTCCCTTCCTGTTGTACTTGTTTGTTCATTCTCTGGCTCCGGCGAAACACCCATCCTGAATATTTACTGCATTCCCGGCATCATATCCGGCCATGAGAGGATTTCACGGGAAATGATTTCTTCGTAATCTCCCTCGATATCCTGACTTCTGCCAGCTTCAAATACATTCGTCTCGGCGCCCCAGACGCGGTCTTCATATTCCCATACATGAAATCTCAGACCCCGGAACATGAAATCCAGACTTCCGCATCCGTTCTCTTCTGTATATTCATATTTTATGTTCTTTGTGTTTAACGCTTCCTGCACTTTTTCTAACCGCATTAGAAATACCTCCTGTTTATCTGCGCAGTTTCTGTTTTTATACCGGCAGTTATTTATTGTAAAATATATCCCTGTGTATACCCCATTACATTAAATTTATTATAACATACTTTGCATAATGCTGTGTAATTGTAAAACACCTTTTATTATCATCTGGCATTCAGCCATGTTCATCTTTTCTCCTGCTGTTTCTCCATATTCGCCACTTACATGTAACCGAATATCAGCTTCGTTGAGTATAAGCCCCCGATCATCTATTGTCAAGAAATGCACAAAATACCGCCTGCAGAGGTTTTTCTCTGAAGCGGTATTTCGTTTTGTCATATGCAGTTATATAACCGGCAAAACTCTTCTGGTCTGCTACTATTTCGTCATCCCTTAGATGTAATTTCCATCCTCTACATTCTGTATGGTAAACGCAGATTTCTTCTTCACGAAATCAACTGCATCTTTTACAGTAATTCCGTCCGGCTGCCAGTTTGCATAGAAGTTATCCAGTCCTTTCAGCGTCTCGTCTTTCG carries:
- the upp gene encoding uracil phosphoribosyltransferase; this translates as MENVYIMDHPLIQHKISMLRNKNTGTNEFRKLVEEIGILMGYEALRDLPVEDVEVETPIETCMTPMISGKKLAVVPVLRAGLGMVNSILTLVPSAKVGHVGLYRDPVTHEPHEYYCKLPESIDERIAVIVDPMLATGGSAEAAIDFVKKQGGKNIKFMCIIAAPEGLKRLHEAHPDVQIYCGHLDRELNDHAYICPGLGDAGDRIFGTK
- a CDS encoding FAD:protein FMN transferase gives rise to the protein MTLYHISIKKIIKRCTFSIFAASLLLSSAAFSGCSLKANTAENSDAGSQEPVSATAIKLNTAVTVTIYDSQDRELLTECMNLCDKYEKIFSRTASDSELYQLNHRELTPVAGTEDTFQISDPLAELIRKGLYYSELSEGAFDIAIEPLTSLWDFTAEDPQVPEDRLIQKALTKCDYHNVSVSDNNEVILKTEDTAIELGAIAKGYIADRLKDYLISQGVKSAIINLGGNVLCIGGKPDDSSFKIGIQKPFADRSETIAVMDIKDKSVVSSGVYERCFEQDGTLYHHLLNPRTGYPYDNGLIAVTIISDESVDGDALSTTCFALGLEDGMKLAESLDNVQAFFVTSDYEIHYTKDFQKKITVTETD
- a CDS encoding kinase, with product MRLEKVQEALNTKNIKYEYTEENGCGSLDFMFRGLRFHVWEYEDRVWGAETNVFEAGRSQDIEGDYEEIISREILSWPDMMPGMQ
- the rplJ gene encoding 50S ribosomal protein L10, which produces MAKVELKQPIVEEIINNVKDAESVVLVNYSGLTVEQDTALRKELREAGVQYKVYKNTMMHRAFEGTQCEELIQHLHGTNALAISATDATAPARILDKFAKKNPALELIAGVVEGNYNDQAGIQALAGIPSREELLGKLLGSIQSPITNFARVLNQIAEKNGSEAAAE
- a CDS encoding DUF6472 family protein, which gives rise to MSDAVNCEYCVNYSYDDDYECYTCEVNLDEDEMVKFITGNFHQCPYFKMGDEYRIVRKQM
- the rplL gene encoding 50S ribosomal protein L7/L12 — translated: MAKLTTEEFIAAIKELSVLELNDLVKACEEEFGVSAAAGVVVAAAGAAGEAAEEKDEFDVELAEVGPNKVKVIKVVREVTGLGLKEAKEMVDGAPKVVKEGASKAEAEDIKTKLEAEGAKVNLK
- a CDS encoding SGNH/GDSL hydrolase family protein, which codes for MGRYKIRKTVLAAGLAVICMFSNVCGAETAGPPRPAALTVTPSPTPGLTVTPTSTPTPEPTVTPAADTSDPASQGTLTKPDHPDTVEADKRIFIGDSRTEGLRDAVQDDSIWSCLSSMGYDWMVSTGVPQVEDEIGDNTAVIILMGVNDLYHVNSYISYINAKAAEWSAKGAQTYFVSVGPVQNDPYASNAEIESFNASMQANLSGVTYIDIYSHLVTEGFSTLDGTHYPDSVSVDIYNYILDHLEEQRSGIWG